AAATAAAAACAGGAAGCAGGATTGGTGAAGTAATGAGAACACTCTACTTTTTTCACCAATGTGTTGAATGCCTGCTATGCCCAGAGATATCATTGGCCAGGTAGTATTCTCTCCCAAGCAGCTTCAGGATTTTTCTCGCATTTTTCAGCTTGTGTGGAATTTGGATGTTTGCCttggtgaataataataataataataattataatagtaaagcggttttcaaatgactgttgaaaaaccaaagcaaagcaattagtccgaccaatcacaacaggagcaaacagcgggatgaaccaatcacaattcctagcaattatttgtaactcgctcaaagcgtgGGAAGAATCACAcctacatggtgcgattggttttggtttagcttgtcattggttgaaaaactggcgcgagtcttttaagccaatcactaagcgtagcaatcgcaatcacgtacgtaattactttcgacagtcatttgaaaactactctaataataatgataataataataataataataataataataataacaatgccCACTTTAGCATAatatggtaataataattataataatttaattcttaTATTGCGCGCTTTCCATGAAATGATCAAGCGCGCATTACATGATTTTTATCTATAATAACTTAATAAAGGGTATCTAACTactaattattaaaatatgctatggtaaaattaaaatatacaacATATGTTAAAATACTAGTAATTATcgtgataaaaattaaaatttaataaattaataaaaagcTTCCCTAAAGAGGTACGTTTTCAGATGGCGCTCAAAAATCCCTAGATCTGTAATAGAACGAATCTCACGCGGTAATACATTCCAAAGTGCCGGAGCTGCGACCTGGAATGATCTGTCTCCTAATGTAACCCTACTTCTATAAGTTGGCGTTGCAAGCAACAAACCATCCGAGGAGGatcttaaattataatttcctGATTAATTGACACAAGTTCTCTTAAATACGTTGGCGCGAATCCATGAATGGCCTTAAAGACAAATAGCAGAATCTTAAAACTAATGCGCTGCCTAACCGGTAGCCAGTGCAGCTCGTACAGCAACGGCGTTATGCGACAGTAGCGTGGCGCGCGACAAACTAGTCTTGCTGCGGCATTTAAAACGCGCTGAACCTTATTCAGGTGAGAAGCTGGCAAGCCATATAATAGACTATTACAATAATCTACGCGCGAGGTAACAAACGCGTGTACGAGGGCTTTAGTGGTATCTGTACTTAAAAACCTACGGATCCGACTTATATTATGCAAATGATAGAATACCGAGGCGCATTGCTTACTTATGTGGGATGACATATCAAGATTACAATCAAACCAATAATGTGTAATGTGGACTAAAAGACCTCACTGGCTCTCTCTTGAGTTAATTcctcaataaataaataataataataataataataataataataataatagtaataataataataataataataagacaCGACAATATTGCCAGATTGGTCCACTGGGaactctgttgtaagtatgACATGAGCAGAGGTGAGAAATGGTATGAACATCAACCGGAAGGGGtagtggaaaatgaaaaatgtaagatCTTGTGGGATATGACCATCCAGTGTGACCATGTTATCGAGGCCAGAGGACCtgacattgttgttgttgagaaggaaaataacaaggcaaTCATAGTAGACATAGCTTCACCCTGGGACCACAGAgtgtatgaaaaggaaggtgaaaagattgagaaatatcaggaccttaagagagaaattggaagactATGGGGAATTAGGCATCTGGAAGTAGTTCCAGTAGTCGTTGGCGCACTCGGAGTTGTAAGCAAGAGGTTGGatgcatggcttgagaagctaggtgttacgatcagaacgggactgttacagaaaacagccttgttaggcacagccaggattctaaggaagctgttggacagctgaaggagaagaaatgacacaaaggacctttggccattggctatggctcgctcctttggtgtaatgtcggcataacatccgccggagctaaagcgtttcatttacataataataataataataataataataataatgaatgtGAACAATCCTCACagtagttcagtttttaagtGCTACTTAAGTAGTAGCAAGAAAGGCCTGTAAAATCCATTTTCAATCctcagttcaaatacatgaatttcatgaattaaaatgatattaataataataataatgatgattacTGATACCTTTTAGTCAGCTGGTCTTCATAGTGCAATCCACTACTTGCCACTATCCCTCCTCCCTTGATTTCCTTTGGAGCTTTGTTCACTTCGACATCTGAGCCAGATGTCGACATAAACACCACAAAATCCTCTGAGGAATTTTTGCGATGAGACTTGAGGAAAACTGTTTTGGAGTTGCTTGAGTTGAGCAATTTAAGCTCTTTCATCAAAAACTGCCTTTGTTTAGGGTTAAGCCCATGCTTTTTAAATGGTTCTCTAGCAGGAAATGTCTTGTGAGTGAGGTATGTTTGGTCTGAGTTATGATTCTTTTCTTGTTggtctaaaaaaaaatgagttttGATTCAGTGAGCAGAACCTCATAGATcatattaaaataaagaattatGGGATAAAAAGAATGGCATAATTATCAAAATAATATCAGACCCTATTGCACCTTTCCAATTTCTCAGATCCATATATCTAGAAACAGTTCCCACCTTTGCATAGGATTCCACATGCAAATTTTTATATTAGCTTGTCATTTATGTATGCAAATTAGGACTACTCGCTTCAAATAATATTGCTGCCAAACCTATAATCTTCCTAGCTTCATCGCCATTGCTACTGTCAGGAAACAATTGTCAGTCTCTTTATTCTGTCCTGTATTTTTATTATCACTCGGCTCTTCTTCACATTTGGCCAGGACGGACGTTACTTCACGAGCTCCGCTAATCCTAGTCAAGTTTCGataattttccatttctttctttcccgACCGTTTTCTTTAATTGTTTTCCGAGAAAACCAAGAATGCCTGAGTCTATTGCGAGCCTTAAGAGAGAGAACAGCAATCTTAAGGATCAACTGTCTGTCATGGCGGATGAGATTGCCAAGATGAAGGATATGCTACTGGAGCAATCAAAGAAGCCTGCAGCAACGAAAGATGAAACAGTGCAAAGCTTAGAATTTATGAGTAAAGGATTTGATGATTTTGAGCGATTTAGGGTCTTTGCTGGCAAAGAACTTAAACGCTTAAGTGCTAAGCTTGAAGAGCTTGCTGTTGAACTTAATAGAGTTTCCAGGAATATCGATGAATTTCAAGAGTATAGTTATCAGTACAATGTTAAGATTGTTGGTGTCCCTCAGATGAGTCAAGACGAATCCTCGGCAATTACGAGTGCGCTATGCGAACGTTTATTTAAAGCAATGGGATCCGCTGTATCAATCCAAGACATCGACACAGCCCATCGAGTCCCGACAAGAAACACCGGCAATGGCGGTCCGAGGCCAATCATATGTCGATTCATTAGGCGGTTGTCAAAGGATAATGTTATGAATCAGAGAAGAAATGCAAGTAGAGTTGACCCTTCTGCTGTTGGTTTCTCCGAAGATGTTTCCCTTTCCGCTGTTAGAATTTTTGACCATTTAACGCCAAGAATGCAGAAGGTCTTATTTGAAGCTAAGAGGTTCAAGGAGCAGTTTCACTATGAGTATTGCTGGTCCAAGGGATCGTTTGTGTACCTTCGCAAAGATGCCACATCTCGAGCCATCAAGATTAAAGATATCACGGACTTGCACCATTTACAGGACGGAAGTCAGAGCTAAGTATTCATGTTGTTGTAGTGTTTGTCAGTCGTTTTGATTAGATAATAAGGATGGGTGTAAGCGAAAAGCGTGTTTGTTGTACCAAAAATTCTATCCTAAGCGAACTTCCATATGCGAATGTCGATATTATTAGAGCTCATGGACAGTTTAATAACATGCTCAACAGTGGCTTACCGACCAAAAAATACTTAGATAAACTTCATAGTATTTATGATCTAGATCTGTTTTGCTTAAATACCGAACCAAAATTAAACCCCGATAGAAACTTAAGCATGCAACAAATAAgatgcaaatatttttcaccCTATAGTTTTTCCACGTTTAAAAAGTCTCAAACGGAATCAGAAAATCAATCTCCTTTCTCTATACTCCATACTAATGTAAGAAGCCTGCGGAGAAACATTGATAACCTTCAAGTCCATCTCTTAGATGAGCTTGACTATCAATTCAGTGTAATCGGAatcactgaaacaaaaattacaaattcatcTGGGCTAGATTTTAATGCCCGTCTATCAAACTATCAATTTGAATACGTCCCAACGCCTCTATCATGTGGAGGTGTTGGTATGtacattaataattgtttaaagTTCAAGGTTCTAGAGAGAACCTCAAAAGAAGCTTTTCAGGCTTTATGGATCGAAATTGAATCCCCAAAGAGTAAAAATATCGTTTGTGGTGTGATTTATAGGCAGCATAATGATCCGGAACAATTCCTGCAATACCTTGACATGACTTTAGAAAAACTTAGTTCCTCCGATAAAGCTGTTTATCTAATGGGCGATTTCAACATTGATCTcctcaaatgtgaaatttccGATTATTCCCATAATTTTCTGTTGTCTTTACAATGTTATTCGTTCTTCCCTGTAATTGATAAACCTACTAGAGTTTACAAAAATTCTGCCACACTCattgacaacatttttgtgaATAGATTTGATCATAAAATTTCCGGTGGAAATATCGTGTCAGACATTAGTGATCACTACTCCCAATTTTGCTTCATCCACAGTCTTACGCCAAAAGATCTCACTACAAAGTGCAAAATTCGCGATTATTCCAACTTCTCTGAAGAATGCTTTATTAACGATGTCTCGGAAACTGACTGGAATAGCTTAATGGCAAACGGATCTGTAGACAAAtgtttctcttccttttatAATAAACTTAACAAGCTCATTAATAAACACGCTCCTTTCAAGACTTTATCGAAGCGCAAAGCCAAACAATTCTCCAAGCCATGGATAACAAAGGGTCTGCGCAAATCtatcaaaataaagaatagACTGTTTTACTCAGGagatatattaaaatataagCTGTACAGGAATAGAATTGTTAGCCTTTCTCGTCTTAGCAAACGATTGCATTATGAAGCTTACTTCACTGCAAATctaaaaaatatgaagaaaacatGGGAGGGGATTAATGAATTATTGAACAGACAgcgaaatagaaaacaagtgTCAACCCTTCAACGCCCTAACAACTCTGGAGCAACACAAAATCCGGCTGAAATAACCAATATCTTTAACCATTACTTTGCGTCTATTGGACCAAGGCTTGCACGCAATATACCATCTCCCAGGAAAAACTTCCAGGACTACCTTGCCGgtactaattattataaatctttcttttttgatccTGTCAGTTCGTCCGAGGTGGACATGGAAATCTTGGCTACACCCAGTAATAAAGTATACGGCTTATATTCTTGCCCGGTTCATCTTCTAAAATCTGTGCGCCATAGCCTTTCTCCCCTCTTAGCTGCCTTGATGAATAAGTCTATCTCAACCGGTATTTATCCCCATCTTTTGAAGCATGCCAAAGTGATTCCTGTCTACAAAACGGGCGACGAAACCGATCCATGTAATTACCGCCCAATTTCCCTACTTTCGGTCTTCAATCGATTGTTTGAGAAATTGATGTATAAACGCCTTAGATCATATTGTGAAAAGAATGGTATCTTTTTTAGTTCTCAATATGGATTTAGAGACAACTGCTCTACCCAACACGCAATCCTAGATATTTTAAACAAGATTCAAAGTAAGATTGATGCAAAGTTATTCTCTTGTGgcatatttattgatttaaaaaaggcaTTTGATACGGTAGATCACTCAATCTTATTGCACAAATTAAATCATTATGGAGTAAGAGGAATAATTAATACCTGGTTCTCTTCTTACTTGTCGAAAAGGAGTCAGTCTACCCAAATTGGTTCAACCGTATCGAACAAAGAGGAGATAGTTTGCGGTGTCCCTCAAGGGTCTGTACTTGGCCCCCTTCTCTTTTTGATTTATGTTAACGATATTTACCGATGCTCCCAGATCTTTGACTTTTAcctatttgctgatgatacaaaTTTGCtatattcaaacaaagatcTGAAGGATCTTGAAACAGTTGTTAATGACGAACTCATTAAAGTGGGTGATTGGTTGGATGCAAACAAACTTTCTCTTAACACTAGTAAATCTAACTTTGTTATATTCCATCCTTACCAACACAAACCAGACTGCACAATTCAATTGGAAATTTATAATAAcgatttaaaagaaagtgtACCACTAGAACAAAAAACTTTTGTGAAATATCTAGGAATTCTGATAGATAATAATCTCTCTTGGAAGTATCATATTGATTATATCTCATCTAAAGTTAGTAAAGGAATAGGTATGATCGCAAGATTAAGACACCTTGTCCCATTTGCCACCCTGCTTAACATCTACCGCTCCTTAATTGAACCCTATATTTCCTATGGTCTCATTGCCTGGGGCCAAGCTGCTAACATTCATCTAAATAAGATTCTCATTTTACAGAAACGTGCTCTACGACTAATGTATTTCGCGGATAGCA
This sequence is a window from Acropora palmata chromosome 6, jaAcrPala1.3, whole genome shotgun sequence. Protein-coding genes within it:
- the LOC141885403 gene encoding uncharacterized protein LOC141885403, with amino-acid sequence MPESIASLKRENSNLKDQLSVMADEIAKMKDMLLEQSKKPAATKDETVQSLEFMSKGFDDFERFRVFAGKELKRLSAKLEELAVELNRVSRNIDEFQEYSYQYNVKIVGVPQMSQDESSAITSALCERLFKAMGSAVSIQDIDTAHRVPTRNTGNGGPRPIICRFIRRLSKDNVMNQRRNASRVDPSAVGFSEDVSLSAVRIFDHLTPRMQKVLFEAKRFKEQFHYEYCWSKGSFVYLRKDATSRAIKIKDITDLHHLQDGSQS